A genomic window from Gossypium hirsutum isolate 1008001.06 chromosome D12, Gossypium_hirsutum_v2.1, whole genome shotgun sequence includes:
- the LOC107947601 gene encoding transcription factor PRE6: MSSRRSRSRQSGASRITDDQIIDLVSKLQQLIPELRGRRPDKVSASKVLQETCNYIRSLHREVDGLSDRLSQLLASTDTDSDQAAIIRSLLM; encoded by the exons ATGTCAAGCAGAAGATCACGTTCTAGGCAATCAGGTGCTTCAAGGATCACTGATGATCAGATCATCGATCTTGTTTCCAAGTTGCAACAGCTTATCCCTGAGCTTCGTGGAAGACGCCCCGACAAG GTATCAGCTTCTAAGGTCTTACAGGAAACCTGCAACTATATCAGAAGCTTACACAGAGAAGTTGACGGCTTAAGCGATCGGTTATCTCAGCTATTAGCTTCCACAGACACCGATAGCGACCAAGCAGCCATTATCAGGAGTTTACTTATGTAA
- the LOC121224196 gene encoding chromatin structure-remodeling complex protein SYD isoform X2, with product MICIDNSEWMRNDDYSLSRFESQARAHRLGQKKDVLVLRFETVQTVEEQVRASAEHKLAVANQSITVGFFDNNTSAEDCREYLGSLLWECKKEEVAPVWDDDAVYWRNSMHLLLLICLCFFFVEKPMMMSNGCLVLEHLV from the exons ATGATATGCATTGATAACTCAGAATGGATGCGAAACGACGATTATTCTCTGTCTCGATTTGAATCACAAGCAAGAGCTCATAGGCTAGGCCAGAAGAAGGATGTACTTGTTTTACGTTTTGAAACA GTTCAAACTGTTGAAGAACAAGTCAGAGCTTCTGCTGAACACAAATTGGCAGTTGCTAATCAGAGTATCACTGTCGGTTTCTTCGATAATAATACAAG TGCTGAAGATTGTAGGGAGTATTTAGGGTCCCTCTTGTGGGAGTGTAAGAAAGAGGAAGTTGCTCCCGTGTGGGATGATGATGCAGTTTACTGGAGAAATTCAATGCATTTACTTTTATTGAtctgtttatgttttttttttgttgaaaagcCAATGATGATGAGTAATGGATGTTTGGTTCTGGAACATCTTGTTTGA
- the LOC121224196 gene encoding cleavage stimulation factor subunit 77 isoform X1: MYLFYVLKQFKLLKNKSELLLNTNWQLLIRVSLSVSSIIIQGTTVPSNTTTAILAAPNLSNPMATVVGAASNPLSNPIVSMVDGVSSKAFDEVLKATPPALSAFLAGLPSIEANEKSLQLDDGDSGFPPRDYDGGGGGGGGGGGNWSGEFFLF, encoded by the exons ATGTACTTGTTTTACGTTTTGAAACA GTTCAAACTGTTGAAGAACAAGTCAGAGCTTCTGCTGAACACAAATTGGCAGTTGCTAATCAGAGTATCACTGTCGGTTTCTTCGATAATAATACAAG GAACTACAGTTCCATCAAACACCACTACTGCAATTCTTGCTGCTCCCAATTTGTCGAATCCCATGGCTACAGTTGTTGGTGCTGCTTCAAACCCATTGTCCAATCCCATAGTTTCAATGGTAGACGGTGTATCCTCCAAGGCATTTGATGAAGTACTGAAAGCAACACCACCTGCTTTGTCAGCATTTTTGGCTGGCTTACCTTCTATCGAGG CAAATGAGAAGTCACTGCAGCTAGATGATGGTGATTCAGGATTTCCTCCCCGTGACTATGATGGTGGTGGAGGTGGCGGGGGAGGTGGTGGGGGCAACTGGTCAGGTGAATTCTTCCTTTTCTGA